A region from the Cryptosporangium arvum DSM 44712 genome encodes:
- a CDS encoding cytochrome ubiquinol oxidase subunit I, whose product MDQLDLARWQFGITTVYHYIFVPLSIGLSFLVAVLETAYVRTGKEHYKRAAKFWGKLLLINFAIGIATGLVQEFQFGMAWSDYSRYVGDIFGAPLAIEALLAFFLESTFLGLWIFGWDKLPRWAHAACMWVVAVGTMLSAYFILAANSWMQHPVGYRINTETGRAELTDFLAVITNSTLLSAFPHVIFACFMTAAALMIGIAAWHLARGQHVDVMRPSLKLAAWTMVAAAVGVVISGDMQAKIMTEQQPMKMAAAEALYDTVAPASFSVFTIGSLDGKDEVFSIRVPRLLSFVATGSWDGEVEGINDVQRREVATYGEGDYRPVVPVTYWTFRLMIGTGLAAAALAAGLLFLTGRPGRWLLRTLRRRAPGRRAAGDDGWGSHVPRWAWRAAVWAIPLPILANSFGWIFTEMGRQPWVVYGMLRTADGVSPSVPAGTVAISLTVFTLLYALLGVIEFRLIRTYAMHGPEAPPAPEEARPEERRLAFAY is encoded by the coding sequence ATGGACCAGCTCGACCTCGCCCGGTGGCAATTCGGCATCACGACCGTCTACCACTACATCTTCGTGCCGCTCTCGATCGGCTTGTCGTTCCTGGTGGCGGTCCTCGAGACCGCGTACGTCCGCACCGGCAAGGAGCACTACAAGCGGGCGGCGAAGTTCTGGGGCAAGCTCCTGCTGATCAACTTCGCGATCGGGATCGCCACCGGGCTGGTGCAGGAGTTCCAGTTCGGGATGGCCTGGAGCGACTACTCCCGCTACGTCGGTGACATCTTCGGCGCGCCGCTGGCCATCGAGGCGCTGCTCGCGTTCTTCCTCGAGTCGACGTTCCTGGGTCTGTGGATCTTCGGCTGGGACAAGCTGCCGAGGTGGGCACACGCCGCGTGCATGTGGGTGGTCGCGGTCGGGACGATGCTCTCGGCGTACTTCATCCTGGCCGCGAACTCCTGGATGCAGCACCCGGTGGGGTACCGGATCAACACGGAGACCGGGCGCGCCGAGCTCACCGACTTCCTCGCGGTGATCACGAACTCCACGCTGCTCTCCGCGTTCCCGCACGTGATCTTCGCGTGCTTCATGACCGCGGCCGCGCTGATGATCGGAATCGCGGCGTGGCACCTGGCGCGCGGACAGCACGTCGACGTCATGCGTCCGTCGTTGAAACTCGCGGCCTGGACGATGGTGGCCGCCGCGGTCGGCGTGGTGATCAGCGGTGACATGCAGGCCAAGATCATGACCGAGCAGCAGCCGATGAAGATGGCCGCGGCCGAGGCGCTGTACGACACGGTGGCCCCGGCGTCGTTCTCGGTGTTCACGATCGGCTCGCTGGACGGCAAGGACGAGGTGTTCAGCATCCGCGTGCCGCGGTTGCTGTCGTTCGTGGCCACGGGGAGCTGGGACGGCGAGGTCGAGGGCATCAACGACGTCCAGCGCCGCGAGGTGGCCACCTACGGCGAGGGCGACTACCGGCCCGTCGTCCCGGTCACGTACTGGACCTTCCGCCTGATGATCGGCACCGGCCTGGCCGCCGCCGCGCTCGCCGCCGGCCTGCTCTTCCTCACCGGCCGCCCGGGCCGCTGGCTCCTCCGTACGCTGCGCCGGCGTGCTCCGGGCCGCCGTGCCGCGGGCGACGACGGCTGGGGGAGCCACGTGCCGCGGTGGGCGTGGCGGGCGGCGGTGTGGGCGATCCCGCTGCCGATCCTGGCCAACTCGTTCGGGTGGATCTTCACCGAGATGGGCCGCCAGCCCTGGGTGGTCTACGGCATGCTCCGCACCGCCGACGGCGTCTCGCCGAGCGTCCCCGCCGGCACGGTCGCGATCTCGCTGACCGTGTTCACGCTCCTCTACGCGCTCCTCGGCGTCATCGAGTTCCGTCTGATCCGGACCTACGCGATGCACGGCCCCGAGGCGCCGCCGGCACCCGAAGAGGCCCGGCCAGAAGAACGTCGACTCGCGTTCGCGTACTAA